One Rhinopithecus roxellana isolate Shanxi Qingling chromosome 7, ASM756505v1, whole genome shotgun sequence DNA segment encodes these proteins:
- the LOC115898733 gene encoding cancer/testis antigen 47A-like isoform X1, which translates to MSATGDRHPTEGDQEAPVSQEGAQAEAAGAGNPEGGDSGPESRDMVPAAEVVGVAGPMEGLGEEEGEQAAGLATVPGVGSAEEDPDIGPAAEEEEEEEEEEEEERNEAGNLDLAAIIRRYPAVGISFVFLDMVHSLLLRLYHNDHIVIASRHHSRRSLGPRAAAPNRRGEPSLLLALQRLGAGAAALEGQGLGLIQEAASVPGPAVPGDLAEMAREPTEEAAEEPVEEATEEEAAEEATEEKPSEEAAEEPATEKPAAEEATAPEGVTKSQPEKWDEEAQDAAGEEEKEQEKEKDAENKAKNSKGT; encoded by the exons ATGTCTGCCACAGGGGACCGACACCCAACCGAAGGGGACCAGGAGGCCCCGGTAAGCCAGGAGGGAGCGCAGGCCGAGGCGGCCGGAGCTGGTAACCCGGAGGGCGGCGACTCCGGCCCCGAAAGTAGAGACATGGTGCCTGCGGCCGAGGTGGTCGGAGTCGCAGGGCCCATGGAAGGCCTcggggaggaggagggtgagcAGGCGGCAGGCCTGGCCACAGTCCCCGGGGTTGGGAGCGCCGAGGAGGACCCGGACATCGGGCCCGCAgcggaggaagaggaggaggaggaggaggaggaggaagaagagaggaacgAGGCGGGCAACCTCGACCTGGCGGCGATCATCCGTCGCTACCCCGCGGTGGGCATTAGTTTTGTGTTTCTGGATATGGTCCACTCCCTTCTCCTCCGCCTCTATCACAACGACCACATCGTGATAGCGAGCCGTCACCACAGCCGCCGGTCCTTGGGGCCCCGGGCTGCTGCACCCAACCGCAGGGGCGAGCCCTCCCTGCTGCTGGCGCTCcagaggctgggcgcgggggcCGCAGCCCTGGAAGGCCAGGGCCTGGGTCTGATCCAGGAGGCCGCGTCGGTCCCAGGGCCTGCGGTGCCAGGCGACCTGGCCGAGATGGCCAGGGAGCCCACAGAGGAGGCCGCAGAGGAGCCGGTGGAGGAGGCcacagaggaggaggctgcagaggaGGCCACAGAGGAGAAGCCCTCAGAGGAGGCCGCAGAGGAACCG GCCACAGAGAAACCGGCCGCAGAGGAGGCCACGGCCCCCGAGG GAGTCACTAAATCTCAGCCTGAAAAGTGGGATGAAGAGGCCCAAGATGCTGCAGGcgaggaagagaaagaacaagaaaaagagaaggatgcGGAAAACAAGGCGAAAAACTCCAAGGGGACCTAG
- the LOC115898765 gene encoding cancer/testis antigen 47B-like isoform X2 has protein sequence MSATGDRHPTEGDQEAPVSQEGAQAEAAGAGNPEGGDSGPDSRDMVPAAEVVGVAGPMEGLGEEEGEQAAGLATVHGVGSAEEDPDIGPAAEEEEEEEEEEEEERNEAGNLDLAAIIRRYPAAGISFVFLDMVHSLLLRLYHNDHIVIASRHHSRQLLGPRAAAPNRRGEPSLLLALQRLGAGAAALEGQGLGLIQEAESVPGPAVPGDLAEMAREPAEEAAEEPVEEATEEEAAEQATEEEAAEEPVEEEATAPEGVTKSQPEKWDEEAQDAAGEEEKEQEKEKDAENKVKNSKGT, from the exons ATGTCTGCCACAGGGGACCGACACCCAACCGAAGGGGACCAGGAGGCCCCGGTAAGCCAGGAGGGAGCGCAGGCCGAGGCGGCCGGAGCTGGTAACCCGGAGGGCGGCGACTCCGGCCCCGACAGTAGAGACATGGTGCCTGCGGCCGAGGTGGTCGGAGTCGCAGGGCCCATGGAAGGCCTcggggaggaggagggtgagcAGGCGGCAGGCCTGGCCACAGTCCACGGGGTTGGGAGCGCCGAGGAGGACCCGGACATCGGGCCCGCGGccgaggaagaggaagaggaggaggaggaggaggaagaagagaggaacgAGGCGGGCAACCTCGACCTGGCGGCGATCATCCGTCGCTATCCCGCGGCGGGCATTAGTTTTGTGTTTCTGGATATGGTCCACTCCCTTCTCCTCCGCCTCTATCACAACGACCACATCGTGATAGCGAGCCGTCACCACAGCCGCCAGCTCTTGGGGCCCCGCGCTGCTGCACCCAACCGCAGGGGCGAGCCCTCCCTGCTGCTGGCGCTCcagaggctgggcgcgggggcCGCAGCCCTGGAAGGCCAGGGCCTGGGTCTGATCCAGGAGGCCGAGTCGGTCCCAGGGCCTGCGGTGCCAGGCGACCTGGCCGAGATGGCCAGGGAGCCCGCAGAAGAGGCCGCAGAGGAACCGGTGGAGGAGGCcacagaggaggaggctgcagagcaggCCACAGAGGAGGAGGCCGCAGAGGAGCCGGTGGAGGAG GAGGCCACGGCCCCCGAGG GAGTCACTAAATCTCAGCCTGAAAAGTGGGATGAAGAGGCCCAAGATGCTGCAGGcgaggaagagaaagaacaagaaaaagagaaggatgcGGAAAACAAGGTGAAAAACTCCAAGGGGACCTAG
- the LOC115898765 gene encoding cancer/testis antigen 47A-like isoform X1, whose translation MSATGDRHPTEGDQEAPVSQEGAQAEAAGAGNPEGGDSGPDSRDMVPAAEVVGVAGPMEGLGEEEGEQAAGLATVHGVGSAEEDPDIGPAAEEEEEEEEEEEEERNEAGNLDLAAIIRRYPAAGISFVFLDMVHSLLLRLYHNDHIVIASRHHSRQLLGPRAAAPNRRGEPSLLLALQRLGAGAAALEGQGLGLIQEAESVPGPAVPGDLAEMAREPAEEAAEEPVEEATEEEAAEQATEEEAAEEPATEKPAAEEATAPEGVTKSQPEKWDEEAQDAAGEEEKEQEKEKDAENKVKNSKGT comes from the exons ATGTCTGCCACAGGGGACCGACACCCAACCGAAGGGGACCAGGAGGCCCCGGTAAGCCAGGAGGGAGCGCAGGCCGAGGCGGCCGGAGCTGGTAACCCGGAGGGCGGCGACTCCGGCCCCGACAGTAGAGACATGGTGCCTGCGGCCGAGGTGGTCGGAGTCGCAGGGCCCATGGAAGGCCTcggggaggaggagggtgagcAGGCGGCAGGCCTGGCCACAGTCCACGGGGTTGGGAGCGCCGAGGAGGACCCGGACATCGGGCCCGCGGccgaggaagaggaagaggaggaggaggaggaggaagaagagaggaacgAGGCGGGCAACCTCGACCTGGCGGCGATCATCCGTCGCTATCCCGCGGCGGGCATTAGTTTTGTGTTTCTGGATATGGTCCACTCCCTTCTCCTCCGCCTCTATCACAACGACCACATCGTGATAGCGAGCCGTCACCACAGCCGCCAGCTCTTGGGGCCCCGCGCTGCTGCACCCAACCGCAGGGGCGAGCCCTCCCTGCTGCTGGCGCTCcagaggctgggcgcgggggcCGCAGCCCTGGAAGGCCAGGGCCTGGGTCTGATCCAGGAGGCCGAGTCGGTCCCAGGGCCTGCGGTGCCAGGCGACCTGGCCGAGATGGCCAGGGAGCCCGCAGAAGAGGCCGCAGAGGAACCGGTGGAGGAGGCcacagaggaggaggctgcagagcaggCCACAGAGGAGGAGGCCGCAGAGGAGCCG GCCACAGAGAAACCGGCCGCAGAGGAGGCCACGGCCCCCGAGG GAGTCACTAAATCTCAGCCTGAAAAGTGGGATGAAGAGGCCCAAGATGCTGCAGGcgaggaagagaaagaacaagaaaaagagaaggatgcGGAAAACAAGGTGAAAAACTCCAAGGGGACCTAG
- the LOC115898733 gene encoding cancer/testis antigen 47A-like isoform X2 — translation MSATGDRHPTEGDQEAPVSQEGAQAEAAGAGNPEGGDSGPESRDMVPAAEVVGVAGPMEGLGEEEGEQAAGLATVPGVGSAEEDPDIGPAAEEEEEEEEEEEEERNEAGNLDLAAIIRRYPAVGISFVFLDMVHSLLLRLYHNDHIVIASRHHSRRSLGPRAAAPNRRGEPSLLLALQRLGAGAAALEGQGLGLIQEAASVPGPAVPGDLAEMAREPTEEAAEEPAAEEATEEEAAEEPATEKPAAEEATAPEGVTKSQPEKWDEEAQDAAGEEEKEQEKEKDAENKAKNSKGT, via the exons ATGTCTGCCACAGGGGACCGACACCCAACCGAAGGGGACCAGGAGGCCCCGGTAAGCCAGGAGGGAGCGCAGGCCGAGGCGGCCGGAGCTGGTAACCCGGAGGGCGGCGACTCCGGCCCCGAAAGTAGAGACATGGTGCCTGCGGCCGAGGTGGTCGGAGTCGCAGGGCCCATGGAAGGCCTcggggaggaggagggtgagcAGGCGGCAGGCCTGGCCACAGTCCCCGGGGTTGGGAGCGCCGAGGAGGACCCGGACATCGGGCCCGCAgcggaggaagaggaggaggaggaggaggaggaggaagaagagaggaacgAGGCGGGCAACCTCGACCTGGCGGCGATCATCCGTCGCTACCCCGCGGTGGGCATTAGTTTTGTGTTTCTGGATATGGTCCACTCCCTTCTCCTCCGCCTCTATCACAACGACCACATCGTGATAGCGAGCCGTCACCACAGCCGCCGGTCCTTGGGGCCCCGGGCTGCTGCACCCAACCGCAGGGGCGAGCCCTCCCTGCTGCTGGCGCTCcagaggctgggcgcgggggcCGCAGCCCTGGAAGGCCAGGGCCTGGGTCTGATCCAGGAGGCCGCGTCGGTCCCAGGGCCTGCGGTGCCAGGCGACCTGGCCGAGATGGCCAGGGAGCCCACAGAGGAGGCCGCAGAGGAGCCG gctgcagaggaGGCCACAGAGGAGGAGGCCGCAGAGGAGCCG GCCACAGAGAAACCGGCCGCAGAGGAGGCCACGGCCCCCGAGG GAGTCACTAAATCTCAGCCTGAAAAGTGGGATGAAGAGGCCCAAGATGCTGCAGGcgaggaagagaaagaacaagaaaaagagaaggatgcGGAAAACAAGGCGAAAAACTCCAAGGGGACCTAG